In Bacillus sp. DX3.1, the following proteins share a genomic window:
- a CDS encoding HsmA family protein, with product MLASAITFITAALIFYTIGVWSEKFQKTLKLWHVIIFWLGLVCDTIGTTLMEKMAEAGSLFSFHGITGLSAILLMLFHAVWVTIVLIKKDTKMMTTFHTLSVIVWFIWLIPYISGLIYGMTNSF from the coding sequence ATGTTAGCATCTGCTATTACATTTATTACAGCTGCACTCATTTTTTATACAATCGGAGTATGGAGTGAAAAATTTCAAAAGACATTAAAATTGTGGCATGTCATTATTTTCTGGCTTGGATTAGTATGTGATACGATCGGGACCACATTAATGGAGAAAATGGCAGAAGCAGGATCTCTGTTCAGCTTCCATGGAATAACAGGCTTATCAGCAATTTTACTTATGCTATTCCATGCTGTTTGGGTAACAATTGTGTTAATAAAAAAAGATACAAAAATGATGACAACATTCCACACACTAAGCGTTATCGTATGGTTCATTTGGCTAATTCCATATATTTCCGGACTTATATACGGAATGACAAATAGCTTTTAA
- a CDS encoding cytochrome c biogenesis protein CcdC: MSLAVLSSIIALCMAVGMMFLRLKSAKKPVTLKKIILPPIFMSTGASMYFLPEFRLTTTEILEAVIVGLFFSIFLIKTSKFEIRGKDIYLIPSKAFIFILVGLLVVRIAFKSYLSQSIDLGQLSGMFFLLAFAMIVSWRIGMYRSFMKLQREIRFVDKSL; encoded by the coding sequence ATGAGCTTAGCTGTTCTATCAAGTATTATTGCTCTTTGTATGGCTGTTGGAATGATGTTTCTTCGCTTAAAATCAGCAAAGAAACCTGTAACACTTAAAAAAATTATACTCCCACCAATTTTTATGAGTACGGGAGCTTCCATGTACTTCTTACCAGAATTTCGATTAACAACAACAGAAATTCTAGAAGCAGTTATCGTTGGTTTATTTTTTTCTATTTTTCTTATTAAAACGTCAAAATTTGAAATACGTGGAAAAGACATCTATTTAATACCTTCTAAAGCATTTATATTTATTTTAGTCGGTTTACTTGTTGTTCGCATTGCTTTTAAATCATATTTAAGTCAATCCATTGATTTAGGACAATTAAGCGGTATGTTCTTCTTACTCGCCTTTGCGATGATCGTCTCTTGGAGAATTGGAATGTACCGTTCGTTTATGAAATTGCAGCGGGAAATACGGTTTGTAGACAAAAGTCTTTAA
- a CDS encoding zinc ribbon domain-containing protein, translating to MEETEESYTSQDCPFCGGRHKATGRRFICSVHKTEIHRDVNGAQNIARKIHEMDVQPIVSVVYKQPIWYKRFLKKSIACRMA from the coding sequence GTGGAAGAAACAGAAGAAAGTTATACGTCACAAGACTGTCCATTTTGTGGTGGGAGACACAAAGCAACCGGACGTCGTTTTATATGTTCTGTTCACAAAACAGAAATCCATCGAGATGTAAATGGCGCCCAAAACATTGCGCGTAAAATACATGAGATGGACGTACAGCCAATCGTATCAGTTGTATACAAACAACCGATTTGGTATAAAAGGTTTTTGAAAAAAAGTATCGCCTGTCGGATGGCGTAG
- a CDS encoding SMI1/KNR4 family protein, translating to MNKIEWQFADEAVSEEYVKKVGKELGVDFPHEYVECVSKNNGANVEPELFDVQGIERVFGTLLSFDENSGEYIVDVYNDFNDTLPNGLIPFAFDPAGNLICFDYKNHEENPIVVFWEHEGAWEKEMLMESEGITAEEAEEVARENVFYVAQSFTEFLNKLYADEDDE from the coding sequence ATGAATAAAATAGAATGGCAATTTGCTGATGAAGCTGTAAGTGAAGAATATGTAAAGAAAGTTGGAAAAGAATTAGGTGTTGATTTTCCTCATGAGTATGTTGAGTGTGTATCGAAAAATAATGGGGCAAATGTAGAACCAGAACTTTTTGACGTCCAAGGAATAGAAAGAGTATTTGGAACTTTATTATCTTTTGATGAAAATAGTGGTGAGTATATTGTAGATGTATATAATGACTTCAATGATACATTACCAAATGGATTAATTCCGTTTGCTTTTGATCCAGCAGGAAACTTAATTTGTTTTGATTATAAAAATCATGAAGAGAATCCAATAGTCGTTTTTTGGGAGCATGAAGGTGCATGGGAAAAAGAAATGCTGATGGAAAGTGAAGGAATCACAGCAGAAGAGGCAGAGGAAGTGGCGAGGGAAAATGTATTTTATGTAGCTCAATCATTTACCGAATTTCTAAATAAATTATATGCTGATGAAGATGATGAATAA
- the imm47 gene encoding Imm47 family immunity protein has protein sequence MVASTNLMNSIWYGNKPVESISVLKENILSAKTEKEVLLNLIELFKAGDFSQKQLLIQLMNYTNDEQVLNLCIRIFCSIATHEDIRNSNNLKFLGSASEYAVDTFSSSAVTSLSMEIIPYLLVLLEEWDEITDTSMIIRDSIDFYINYQDIIGEEVSVNDIGEFYLNYTEKCDMEKYYFYQSLAFPGDLTKKLFERVIRTANNEEPLKMELIPSLLSIWTGEKVPADYHTIISNDNYKDFVTYIDGLSKKSWERGQKYFYGFKL, from the coding sequence TTGGTTGCAAGTACAAATTTAATGAATAGTATTTGGTATGGAAATAAACCAGTTGAATCTATCTCAGTTTTGAAAGAGAATATTTTGAGTGCTAAAACAGAAAAGGAAGTTTTGTTAAATTTAATAGAGCTTTTTAAGGCTGGTGATTTTTCACAAAAACAATTGCTAATCCAACTAATGAATTATACGAATGATGAACAAGTATTAAACTTATGTATTCGAATTTTTTGCTCTATTGCTACACATGAAGATATTAGAAATTCTAATAATCTTAAATTTTTAGGTTCAGCAAGTGAATACGCAGTAGATACATTTTCATCATCAGCTGTTACATCGCTTTCTATGGAGATTATCCCGTATTTATTAGTATTACTTGAAGAATGGGATGAAATAACAGATACTTCGATGATAATAAGAGATTCAATTGATTTTTATATAAATTATCAAGATATTATCGGGGAAGAAGTAAGTGTAAACGACATTGGTGAATTTTATCTTAATTACACTGAAAAATGTGATATGGAAAAGTATTATTTCTATCAGAGCTTAGCGTTTCCCGGAGATTTAACAAAAAAACTTTTTGAAAGAGTTATAAGAACAGCGAATAATGAAGAACCATTAAAAATGGAGTTGATACCATCCTTATTATCAATTTGGACGGGTGAGAAAGTACCTGCTGATTATCATACAATAATTAGTAATGATAATTATAAGGATTTTGTAACCTATATAGATGGTCTCTCGAAAAAAAGTTGGGAAAGAGGCCAAAAATATTTTTATGGATTTAAATTATAG
- a CDS encoding Imm6 family immunity protein, with translation MLVTFKSLESNAQVAFLLGVSETIVELLSTSLEYEDVTNALKVCWEWLENKRYSGDEIYYLLDDGTEFSGLFMQMQNENDPLWELVWSCIVDAVSFTDWKAYQYRGEKYLPAPIENVDEDLVQQFLDSFYRIKDTNKDMATNYISYLTTSDTLKKEDIMHFLFTR, from the coding sequence ATGTTAGTTACCTTTAAATCTTTAGAGTCAAACGCACAGGTTGCATTTTTATTAGGAGTAAGCGAAACCATAGTTGAGTTGTTATCAACTTCTTTAGAATATGAGGACGTAACCAATGCATTGAAAGTTTGTTGGGAATGGTTGGAAAACAAGCGGTATTCTGGGGATGAAATTTATTATTTATTGGATGATGGAACAGAATTTTCTGGACTGTTTATGCAAATGCAAAACGAAAATGATCCATTGTGGGAATTGGTATGGAGTTGTATTGTGGATGCAGTTTCTTTTACTGACTGGAAAGCATATCAGTATAGGGGTGAAAAGTACCTACCCGCTCCAATTGAAAACGTAGATGAAGATTTAGTACAACAATTTTTAGATAGTTTTTATAGGATAAAAGATACGAATAAGGATATGGCCACAAATTATATTTCTTATTTGACTACAAGCGATACGCTGAAAAAAGAAGATATCATGCATTTTCTGTTTACTAGATGA
- a CDS encoding SecY-interacting protein Syd, with protein sequence MEIKESLEQYFHNLLHFWNEKYGTHPKAPWDEEIDPILYLSHPDEEEYVYWKPVEKVRLDDFSGIEKALGFKIHISIKEYFNSYWFLNLQGFYGSRLVNLEPVEPGKSLLEFFQVMKQYEENKGRQLKYIQMGFISPEDMAITVDNETGQVFIESFETEENELLTNSLVELINNLKMKIE encoded by the coding sequence GTGGAAATTAAAGAATCATTAGAACAGTACTTTCATAACCTTTTGCATTTTTGGAATGAGAAATACGGCACACATCCTAAAGCGCCTTGGGATGAAGAAATAGATCCGATTTTATATTTGAGTCATCCAGATGAAGAAGAATACGTGTATTGGAAACCTGTTGAAAAAGTTAGATTAGATGATTTTTCGGGAATTGAAAAGGCCCTTGGTTTCAAAATTCATATTTCTATTAAGGAATACTTTAATTCGTATTGGTTTCTAAATTTGCAAGGATTTTATGGTTCGCGACTTGTTAATCTTGAACCTGTAGAACCAGGTAAAAGTCTATTAGAATTTTTTCAAGTGATGAAACAATACGAAGAAAATAAGGGGAGACAACTTAAATATATTCAAATGGGATTCATCTCTCCTGAAGATATGGCTATTACGGTTGATAATGAAACAGGGCAGGTATTCATAGAGAGTTTTGAAACAGAAGAAAATGAACTGCTTACTAATTCGCTTGTTGAATTAATAAATAATTTAAAAATGAAAATAGAGTAA
- a CDS encoding transposase, with translation MFVTHAFQIPFEKELYEELRNMQRETASVWNDIVREATSYYFAWKKWLSKSEIQAVRKQTYNLHSQTVQAIADKYEANRETIRKLRKTDKKAKYPWRKKYYYCIPLKKASMEITDMTIKIKRVNYEVNLVNLLTKKKKKNWNESISKKNNFVVIPNLAIDDVKDCNYAEIVWRNGAYWFCYSVAVPEKDISQYKKKIAGGDLGEIHAVTVATKDKALLVSGRAIRSISQFRAKALADLSKKMSRCKKGSRQWKKYKTARNRIRQKSKNQMEHLEHKTTKEVVQFLEQEQVTHFVIGNVSGIEKNTKQNVKKKQKNNKKITKKDDNNYRFGIKGKSNKS, from the coding sequence ATGTTTGTCACACATGCATTTCAAATTCCATTTGAAAAAGAATTATACGAAGAACTTCGTAACATGCAAAGAGAAACAGCTTCTGTTTGGAATGATATTGTTCGTGAAGCGACGAGCTATTATTTCGCATGGAAAAAGTGGTTAAGTAAGTCTGAAATCCAAGCTGTTCGCAAACAAACGTACAACCTGCACTCTCAAACCGTACAGGCAATTGCGGACAAATATGAAGCAAATCGTGAAACCATTCGTAAATTAAGAAAAACAGATAAAAAAGCAAAGTATCCATGGCGAAAAAAATATTATTATTGTATTCCATTAAAAAAGGCAAGTATGGAAATCACAGATATGACCATTAAAATCAAACGTGTGAATTATGAAGTCAACCTTGTCAATTTATTAACAAAAAAGAAGAAGAAAAATTGGAACGAATCGATTTCAAAGAAAAACAACTTTGTAGTAATACCCAACTTAGCAATTGATGATGTAAAAGATTGCAATTATGCAGAGATTGTTTGGCGTAATGGTGCGTATTGGTTTTGTTATTCAGTGGCTGTTCCAGAAAAAGATATATCTCAGTACAAGAAAAAAATCGCGGGCGGAGATCTAGGTGAAATCCATGCAGTAACGGTCGCAACAAAGGACAAAGCCTTATTGGTTTCTGGAAGAGCCATACGTAGTATTTCACAATTTCGTGCCAAAGCATTAGCAGACCTTAGTAAAAAAATGTCTCGGTGTAAAAAAGGTTCTCGTCAATGGAAAAAATACAAAACAGCACGAAATCGAATCCGTCAAAAAAGTAAAAATCAAATGGAACATTTAGAACATAAAACAACAAAAGAAGTGGTTCAATTTTTAGAACAAGAACAAGTGACACATTTTGTGATTGGAAATGTATCAGGAATTGAAAAAAATACAAAACAAAATGTAAAAAAGAAACAAAAAAATAACAAAAAAATAACAAAAAAAGACGACAACAATTATCGCTTTGGAATCAAGGGAAAATCAAACAAAAGTTAA
- the pulA gene encoding type I pullulanase, with translation MYITKKLINKTILLLTVIAMLLSGFSFQSAQADSNTKTTEIIIHYKEKSGNTKDWNLWMWTENASGKPYEFTGEDEFGKYAKVKIDSDYNRVGFIVRTNEWEKDGGDRWIENIKDGRAEVWVLSGDDKVYYSKPSPELSIQKATIDSFNEITMTTNAPFNIKEQKIEIEGVNIEKVSPYDTNDGDITNKVKIITEKNLDLKQTYKIKMGNSIEANTEIGKVIRSEEFDNLFYYDGNDLGNIYTPRETKFRLWAPTASEAKLVTYKKWDDEKGTEIDMEQGEKGTWMAKLKGDQKGLLYTYKVKIGDKWTEAVDPYVRAASVNGDKGAVVDLKETNPKNWKGNKKPKFKNPEDAIIYELQVRDLSIQPESGIKHKGKYLGVTEKGTRGPEGVKTGLDHIKDLGVTHVQFLPIFDYASVNEENLNEPQYNWGYDPKNYNVPEGSYSTNSYEPTVRITELKQMIQTLHDNNLRVVMDVVYNHMYNADESNFHKLVPGYYYRYNEDGSLANGTGVGNDTASERKMMRKFMVDSVMYWAKEYNLDGFRFDLMGIHDFETMNAIRKAVNQIDPSIILHGEGWDLNTPLAPELKANQKNAEKMKGIAHFNDDIRDGLKGSVFGDKDNGFVNGMQNMEDRIKKGITAGVDYDKKVSTYQDPEQVLTYVEAHDNHTLWDKLELTNPGDSEEVRRKMHKLSSSIILTSQGVSFLHAGQEFMRTKYGDHNSYKSPDSINQMDWVRRAAFDKEVDYMKGLIELRNNHSAFRMTSAEQIKKHLTFIDAPKNVAAYTIDGKADGNKNEYFVVAHNANREAVEITLPSKGPWKVLVDGEHAGSKVLYVFHDNKIKVPALSSFVLKTEKPIK, from the coding sequence GTGTATATTACAAAAAAATTAATAAACAAGACGATTTTATTACTTACTGTAATTGCTATGCTATTATCTGGTTTTTCTTTTCAAAGTGCACAAGCAGATTCAAATACGAAAACAACTGAAATTATCATTCACTATAAGGAGAAGTCTGGAAATACAAAAGACTGGAATCTTTGGATGTGGACTGAAAATGCAAGTGGTAAACCCTATGAATTTACTGGGGAAGATGAGTTTGGTAAGTATGCTAAGGTGAAAATAGATAGTGACTATAATCGTGTAGGATTTATAGTTCGTACGAATGAATGGGAAAAAGATGGTGGTGATCGTTGGATTGAAAATATTAAGGATGGTCGTGCTGAAGTGTGGGTTCTTTCGGGCGATGATAAAGTATATTATTCTAAGCCTTCCCCTGAACTTTCTATTCAGAAGGCTACCATTGATAGCTTCAATGAAATCACTATGACTACCAATGCTCCATTCAATATTAAGGAGCAAAAAATTGAAATTGAGGGCGTTAACATTGAGAAAGTTAGTCCTTATGATACAAATGATGGAGATATTACCAATAAGGTTAAAATAATTACAGAAAAGAATCTTGATTTAAAACAAACATACAAAATCAAAATGGGAAATTCCATTGAAGCTAATACTGAAATTGGTAAAGTAATTCGTAGCGAGGAATTTGATAATTTATTTTATTATGATGGTAATGATTTAGGTAATATATATACGCCACGAGAAACAAAGTTCCGTTTGTGGGCTCCCACTGCGAGTGAGGCAAAGTTGGTTACTTATAAAAAATGGGATGATGAAAAAGGTACTGAAATAGACATGGAACAAGGTGAAAAAGGAACTTGGATGGCAAAACTGAAAGGGGATCAGAAAGGCCTTCTTTATACATATAAGGTGAAGATTGGTGACAAATGGACTGAGGCCGTTGATCCATATGTGCGTGCTGCTTCTGTGAACGGTGATAAAGGTGCAGTCGTTGATTTAAAAGAAACAAATCCGAAAAATTGGAAGGGGAATAAAAAACCAAAATTTAAAAATCCGGAAGATGCAATTATTTATGAGTTGCAAGTACGTGATCTTTCCATTCAACCTGAAAGTGGTATTAAACATAAAGGAAAATATCTCGGTGTAACAGAAAAAGGAACGAGAGGACCTGAAGGTGTAAAAACAGGTCTTGATCATATTAAGGATCTCGGTGTTACTCATGTACAGTTTTTACCGATATTTGATTATGCTTCAGTAAATGAAGAAAATTTAAATGAACCACAATATAACTGGGGATATGATCCGAAAAATTACAATGTACCAGAAGGCTCGTATTCTACTAATTCTTATGAGCCGACTGTTCGAATTACTGAATTAAAGCAAATGATTCAAACACTTCATGATAATAATCTTCGTGTTGTGATGGACGTGGTATATAACCATATGTACAATGCAGATGAATCCAATTTCCACAAGTTAGTTCCAGGCTATTATTATCGTTACAACGAGGATGGTTCACTCGCAAATGGAACTGGCGTAGGGAATGATACGGCTTCTGAAAGAAAGATGATGAGGAAATTCATGGTAGATTCCGTCATGTATTGGGCAAAAGAGTATAATTTAGATGGATTCCGTTTTGATTTGATGGGTATCCATGATTTCGAAACAATGAATGCGATACGTAAAGCCGTTAATCAAATTGATCCTTCTATTATTCTTCATGGAGAAGGATGGGATTTAAATACGCCTCTTGCGCCTGAGTTAAAAGCAAATCAAAAAAATGCGGAGAAAATGAAAGGAATCGCTCATTTTAATGACGATATTCGTGATGGATTGAAAGGCAGCGTATTTGGGGATAAGGATAATGGTTTTGTGAACGGAATGCAAAACATGGAAGACCGAATTAAAAAAGGAATTACGGCTGGTGTTGATTATGATAAAAAAGTGTCTACTTATCAGGATCCTGAGCAGGTTCTGACATATGTTGAAGCACATGACAATCATACATTATGGGATAAGCTTGAGTTGACTAATCCTGGCGACAGTGAAGAAGTACGCAGAAAAATGCATAAGTTGTCTTCTTCCATCATATTAACATCGCAAGGAGTTTCATTCTTGCATGCAGGCCAAGAGTTCATGCGTACAAAATATGGTGATCATAATAGCTACAAATCTCCTGATTCTATTAACCAGATGGATTGGGTGCGCCGTGCAGCATTCGATAAAGAGGTAGATTATATGAAAGGCTTAATAGAGTTGCGTAACAACCATTCAGCTTTTCGCATGACATCTGCTGAACAAATTAAAAAACATTTAACGTTCATTGATGCGCCAAAAAATGTTGCAGCTTATACAATAGATGGCAAAGCAGATGGTAATAAAAACGAATATTTTGTTGTAGCTCACAATGCGAATA
- a CDS encoding suppressor of fused domain protein: MINYGELYYDHYSKYLGEPMDREVFKNSEDIPSIQILKYENVFEECLVFNTLGVSKYEEIVGDNVEISMVVDGAFRSTGYILANTLFYCVGNEIEIGRGTAISGIESIDKSFVQKYNKSAVYFTEPFAFPEEYGHVLTGNTEKHGKILLAFFISQSEYEYFVKYGTEKFEELLEENNVDPFHVSRESIN, encoded by the coding sequence ATGATTAATTATGGTGAGCTTTATTATGACCATTATAGTAAATACTTAGGTGAACCAATGGATCGAGAAGTGTTTAAAAATAGTGAGGATATTCCGAGTATACAAATTTTGAAATATGAAAATGTATTTGAAGAATGCCTCGTTTTTAACACACTTGGAGTTAGTAAATATGAAGAAATAGTAGGAGATAATGTTGAAATTTCAATGGTAGTTGATGGAGCATTTCGTAGTACAGGGTATATTCTTGCAAATACTTTATTTTATTGTGTAGGTAATGAAATAGAAATAGGACGAGGAACAGCAATTAGTGGCATTGAAAGCATCGATAAGTCTTTTGTTCAAAAATACAATAAAAGTGCAGTTTACTTTACTGAACCATTTGCTTTCCCAGAAGAATATGGCCACGTACTTACTGGAAATACAGAAAAACATGGTAAAATTTTGTTAGCATTTTTTATTTCACAGTCAGAATATGAATATTTTGTAAAATACGGAACAGAGAAATTTGAGGAATTATTAGAAGAAAATAATGTAGATCCTTTTCATGTTAGTAGAGAATCAATAAATTGA
- a CDS encoding YitT family protein, which produces MSTIKKHKPNKLKIVLRALMIIIGAFITAYGLEAVLIPNNVSDGGVTGLSIVSSQLFGVPLGLLIAVINIPFVWLGYKQIGKSFAIYSVIGIASLAIGTILMHNVPTIIHGDTLLITVVGGIIIGFGMGLALRNGGALDGIDMLAVLLSRKLPFGTSDLILFLNIFVFIVVSTVFGLQGAILSAIAYFIASKVIHIVEEGLSGSKTFTIITKEPELMVETIRDRLGRSATYKEAFGGYSNEQFKEITCVINRLEESKMKEIIHEIDENAFVAVYDVAEVKGGNFKKHDIH; this is translated from the coding sequence ATGAGTACAATCAAAAAGCACAAGCCCAATAAACTAAAAATCGTTTTACGAGCATTAATGATTATTATTGGGGCATTTATAACAGCATATGGACTAGAAGCGGTATTAATCCCAAACAACGTATCAGATGGTGGTGTGACGGGTTTAAGTATCGTTAGCTCACAACTATTTGGAGTACCATTAGGACTTCTAATTGCAGTCATTAACATCCCTTTTGTTTGGTTAGGGTATAAGCAAATTGGTAAAAGTTTTGCTATTTATTCGGTTATCGGTATTGCTTCACTAGCAATCGGTACTATCCTTATGCACAACGTACCAACTATTATTCATGGTGATACATTGTTAATTACCGTTGTTGGGGGGATTATCATCGGTTTTGGTATGGGGTTAGCATTGCGTAATGGTGGCGCATTAGATGGAATTGATATGTTAGCCGTATTACTTTCTCGAAAATTACCTTTTGGGACAAGTGACCTCATCTTATTTTTAAACATTTTTGTCTTTATTGTTGTCTCAACAGTATTTGGTCTTCAAGGGGCTATTCTTTCGGCAATTGCTTACTTTATTGCTTCTAAAGTAATTCACATCGTTGAAGAAGGTTTAAGTGGTTCTAAAACCTTTACAATTATCACAAAGGAACCTGAATTAATGGTAGAGACAATTCGAGATCGCTTAGGTCGAAGTGCAACGTATAAAGAAGCTTTCGGCGGTTATTCCAATGAACAATTTAAAGAAATCACTTGTGTCATTAACCGTTTAGAAGAAAGTAAAATGAAAGAAATCATTCATGAAATTGATGAAAATGCCTTTGTTGCGGTATATGACGTAGCAGAAGTAAAGGGCGGTAATTTCAAAAAACATGATATTCATTAA
- a CDS encoding SMI1/KNR4 family protein has protein sequence MVKIFSSRDKLSLEQIEEFEIENDITLTKLYKRFLLEWNGGKVSPNLFAISDKQGPSVLNVFYGIGERYDNLTDFIDIMDGRLPKGFIPIGDNPSGNTICLGTKEPYYEKIYFWDHEQEPEDPDDMSNMYFLASDIDEFLNSLYEDDDE, from the coding sequence ATGGTGAAAATTTTCAGTTCACGCGATAAACTTTCATTAGAACAAATAGAGGAATTTGAAATAGAGAATGATATTACGCTAACAAAACTATATAAGAGGTTTTTGCTAGAATGGAATGGTGGGAAAGTAAGCCCAAATCTATTTGCCATATCGGATAAACAAGGACCAAGTGTATTAAATGTTTTTTATGGAATCGGAGAAAGGTATGATAATTTAACAGATTTTATAGATATAATGGATGGGAGATTACCTAAAGGATTTATTCCAATTGGAGATAATCCATCAGGAAACACGATATGCTTAGGAACCAAAGAGCCCTATTATGAAAAGATTTACTTTTGGGATCATGAGCAAGAACCAGAAGATCCTGATGATATGAGTAATATGTATTTTTTAGCAAGTGATATTGATGAATTCTTGAATAGTTTATATGAAGACGATGACGAATAA
- a CDS encoding pentapeptide repeat-containing protein yields MNEKNNDRIRVMEILNRSQYNDEIIDQLDMSDLDLTFSDLSEVMAERIMAKQVKLRASSLMGAAFRDCDCDFELADFRSCNLEEINIADCRFGEADFSKANMKYAKINISYCYETCFDEVDFSYGELVGTVLTYATFRHANLSGIDAEQAQCTGADFSSANLINGKFEKADLENAYLSEVDARNADFTSADLTGSILCNGNFMEADFTGATLDNVDWKGANVEGAKFDENVKKQVLNMI; encoded by the coding sequence ATGAATGAGAAGAATAATGATAGAATAAGAGTGATGGAAATATTAAATAGATCTCAATACAATGATGAGATTATAGATCAGTTAGATATGAGTGATTTAGACCTTACTTTTTCAGACTTGTCAGAGGTTATGGCAGAGCGTATTATGGCAAAACAAGTTAAGTTAAGAGCTTCTTCATTAATGGGAGCAGCGTTTCGTGATTGTGATTGTGATTTTGAGCTGGCTGACTTTAGAAGTTGTAATTTAGAGGAAATCAACATTGCGGATTGTAGGTTTGGTGAAGCGGATTTCTCTAAAGCGAATATGAAATATGCAAAAATAAATATAAGTTATTGTTACGAAACATGTTTTGACGAAGTTGATTTTTCATATGGAGAACTAGTTGGAACAGTTTTAACTTATGCTACTTTTCGCCATGCAAATTTATCAGGAATCGATGCGGAACAAGCACAATGCACTGGAGCGGATTTCAGCAGTGCCAATCTTATAAATGGTAAATTTGAAAAAGCAGATTTGGAAAATGCATATTTATCAGAAGTAGATGCTAGAAATGCAGATTTTACAAGTGCAGATTTGACTGGAAGTATCCTTTGTAATGGAAATTTTATGGAGGCTGATTTTACTGGTGCTACACTTGACAATGTAGATTGGAAGGGAGCAAATGTAGAAGGCGCTAAATTTGATGAAAATGTTAAGAAGCAAGTATTAAACATGATTTAG
- a CDS encoding DUF2871 domain-containing protein, with translation MKKLYNASFTYLIIGLLSGIFAREYAKAQGIQGTTLLNLLHTHVLVLGFLFFLIALALSKSFALQEAKSFNMWFTVYNIGLILTVSSMAARGLLQINGTDFKGLSHIAGMSHSIIGVGLVWFMILLKKSYKG, from the coding sequence ATGAAAAAGTTATATAATGCATCGTTCACTTATTTAATTATCGGTTTACTATCAGGCATATTTGCAAGAGAATATGCAAAAGCACAGGGAATTCAAGGCACTACTCTGCTGAACCTTTTGCACACACATGTACTAGTTCTTGGATTTTTATTCTTTTTAATTGCCTTAGCCTTATCAAAATCATTTGCACTCCAGGAAGCAAAAAGTTTTAACATGTGGTTCACCGTCTATAATATAGGATTGATTTTAACAGTATCTTCAATGGCGGCCCGCGGACTTCTTCAAATCAATGGAACTGATTTTAAAGGATTAAGTCATATTGCAGGAATGTCCCATTCTATTATCGGTGTCGGTCTCGTTTGGTTTATGATTCTATTAAAAAAATCATACAAAGGATAA
- a CDS encoding Imm30 family immunity protein — MSKDYEDEEVMFGLVHAIESYYSNSKKELYFREFIDAMINMESNAIEWIKIMNIRILNNKDILPTYIHVVKRYNVKVKSFFEDIMKEIEREDSEMFSNSVHMFLKDIR, encoded by the coding sequence ATGTCAAAGGATTATGAAGATGAAGAAGTAATGTTTGGATTGGTCCACGCTATTGAATCGTATTATAGCAATTCAAAGAAGGAACTATATTTTAGAGAGTTTATAGATGCTATGATCAACATGGAGAGTAATGCAATAGAGTGGATAAAAATAATGAATATACGTATATTGAATAATAAGGATATTCTTCCAACTTATATACATGTTGTTAAGCGATATAACGTTAAAGTGAAGAGCTTTTTTGAGGATATTATGAAAGAAATTGAGAGAGAAGATTCGGAGATGTTTTCAAATTCGGTACATATGTTTTTAAAGGACATTAGATAA